The sequence TCGCGGGCCAGGGACTGCACACCGAGTTGCTGCACGTGCTCGTCGGGGCACACGGCGCCGCCCTCTCGCTCCGCAACACGGCGATCGCCCCCGACGGACGCCGACTCGACGAACACCTGGCAACCGTACTGACCACCCGACACGGCCGTATCACCGCGATCGACAGCTACCTGTCGGACGTGGACGGCATGAGCGCCTTCTTCACCGCGCCCTGAGCTCGTCAGCGCCGTCGACAGCGGCTGCTGGATCACCAGAAGGACACCACGCGGTTCACGGAACCGCGGCCAGAATTCCGTGAGTTGGACCGTGAGCGTGGTAGTCGGCCGCCCCGCTGAGCCTTCTTGTCGACCCAAGGCGCCGAGCCGAACGTGCCGGAGGTGGTGGAACGTTCCAAGATCGCGACGACATTGTTGTGCCGGACCAGACCTGTGCCTGCGCCTGCGGCCTTGAAGACTTGCAGGACACGACAGACCTCTGCGGTCGTCGTGTCCTACTCCGGCCAGCCAAAGGATCGTTCTCTCGTGAACCAGCGCGTGATCTCGCCCCGAAACCGTGGCTTCCTCTTCCTCGACTCTCACCCGGCGGGTTGCCGCGAGCTGGTGAACGGCATGTGGCGGGACATACCGGCTGCCGAAGCAGAGCCCACGGGCGACGGGCCGGTTGCCGTGGTCATCGGATCGTCGGCCGGGTACGGCCTGGCCGCCACGCTGGCCGGGCTCAAGCGCGCCGGCATTCGCGGTATCGGTGTCTGCTTCGAAAAGGCGCACAGCGCGCGAC is a genomic window of Streptomyces griseochromogenes containing:
- a CDS encoding nuclear transport factor 2 family protein — encoded protein: MSTNNADATDAERFLAAFQARDWEGLRGLLADDITWTMPGSGTISGTIHGTDAVVRRAQHIAGQGLHTELLHVLVGAHGAALSLRNTAIAPDGRRLDEHLATVLTTRHGRITAIDSYLSDVDGMSAFFTAP